The window GGTCGCCTCGGACGTGATCAGTCTCGTGTACTACCGGGCCGACCAGGACACGCTGACCCTCGCCTTCCGGAACGGGCCGGTCTACGAGTACAGCGCGGTGCCGGCGTCCGTGTTCTACGGGCTCATGGATTCGCAGAGGAAGGGCTCGTACTACAACCAGCGCATCCGCGGGCACTTCCCGTCGCGGCGGCTGGCACTGTCGGCGCCCGGCGAGGAAATCTGAACGGGGCCGGCCGCCCGCGCGCCCCCGGCACGAGCCGGGGGCCCCTCGTGCCGGACGGGGCGAAAAGGTTCCGCGCCGATCACGAAACCGGGGATAGCAAGGAATCGGGCGGCCGCGGTGGATACAGGTGGCAGTTCACCTGCCGGCCCTCCGTGGTGGCAGTCGGAGGGTAGTCCCGCTGGCACGCTGCCATGGCCTTCGGACAGCGCGCGTGGAATGGGCAGCCGGAGGGCGGATTCAGGGGCGAGGGCGGCTCGCCGGGCAGGACCAGCGCCCGGCCTCGCGGCCGGCCGGGCACCAGAACGGCCGCGAGCAGGGCCTGGGTATACGGATGCAGGGGGCGGTCCATGACCGCGCCCGCCGGGCCCTCCTCGACGATCCGACCGAGATACATGACGGCGATCCGGTCGCTCAAGTGGCGCACCACGCTCAAGTCATGCGAGATGAACAGGTAGGACAGCCGGTACTTCTCGCGCAGGTCCATGAGCAGGTTGATGACCTGCGCCTGCACGGAAACGTCCAGCGAACTCACCGGTTCATCGCACACGACCAGGGACGGGCGCAGCGAGATGGCGCGGGCCAGGCTGATGCGCTGGCGCTGCCCGCCGGAAAATTCAAACGGATAGCGATACAAGGCCTCGGGCGGGAGCCCCACCTCCGCCAGCAATCGCGCGCCCTCATCCTCCCGCGCCCCCTGGAGCAGGCTATGCTCCTGTATTCCTTCCGTCAGAATATCCAGCACGGTCAGGCGTGGATTCAACGACGCCACGGGATCCTGGAAAATCATCTGGAGATGTCGGCCCGCGCGCTTGCGTTCGGCGCGGGAGAGCGTCTTCATGTCGGCGCCCTGGAACAGGATGTGCCCCGAACGGGGCCGCTCCAGGCCGACAATGCTTCGGCCCAGCGTCGTCTTCCCGCAACCCGACTCCCCCACCAGGCCGAGCGTCTCGCCCTCCATGACGTGCAGCGACACGCCGTCCACGGCCTTGACGTGGCCGACGACGCGGTTGAGCAACCCGCGGCGAACCGGGAACCAGGTCCGCAGGTCGCGGATTTCCAGCAATGGAGCGCCTCCCTTCACGGGCCGTTCACCGCCTCGTCCAGGAGAAAGCACGCGGCGCCGCGCCCCTCGCCCCGCCTGTACAGGGGCGGCTCCGCTTGGCGGCACCGCCCGAAAACTTTCGGACATCGATCGGAGAACCGGCACCCCTTCGGATAATTCAGGGGCGACGGGACCTGGCCGGG is drawn from Kiritimatiellia bacterium and contains these coding sequences:
- a CDS encoding KTSC domain-containing protein, coding for VASDVISLVYYRADQDTLTLAFRNGPVYEYSAVPASVFYGLMDSQRKGSYYNQRIRGHFPSRRLALSAPGEEI
- a CDS encoding ABC transporter ATP-binding protein, which codes for MSESFRAVPPSGAAPVQAGRGARRRVLSPGRGGERPVKGGAPLLEIRDLRTWFPVRRGLLNRVVGHVKAVDGVSLHVMEGETLGLVGESGCGKTTLGRSIVGLERPRSGHILFQGADMKTLSRAERKRAGRHLQMIFQDPVASLNPRLTVLDILTEGIQEHSLLQGAREDEGARLLAEVGLPPEALYRYPFEFSGGQRQRISLARAISLRPSLVVCDEPVSSLDVSVQAQVINLLMDLREKYRLSYLFISHDLSVVRHLSDRIAVMYLGRIVEEGPAGAVMDRPLHPYTQALLAAVLVPGRPRGRALVLPGEPPSPLNPPSGCPFHARCPKAMAACQRDYPPTATTEGRQVNCHLYPPRPPDSLLSPVS